A window of Alicyclobacillus vulcanalis contains these coding sequences:
- a CDS encoding ribonucleotide-diphosphate reductase subunit beta — protein MQLKRTRLFNAEGDRDWGKRRIIGGNTTNMIELNNIKYEWAYKLYRAMMNNFWIPEEIPLADDARQYDSLNEDERRSYNKVLSFLIFMDSLLTHNLPNINEYITAPEVNLCLTVHAFQEAVHSQSYGYVLDSVVNPATRDQIYNEWRDDDHLLRRNQFITDLFEEFIENPTDRNFMKTIVANYILEGVYFYAGFGFFFVLGRQGKMLGTVSEIKFIQRDELTHLAIFRNLYHEVVRENPGLVTPDMEEEFVEMMRTAVQHEIAWGQYVTQGKIVGLTDALIDAYIKYLANLRLQSLNLPILYPEIQEHPMPWMDSFAAINSHKTDFFEQRVTNYTKAGNLNWDDL, from the coding sequence ATGCAGCTGAAGCGGACAAGGCTGTTCAACGCTGAGGGCGATCGCGACTGGGGCAAACGGCGGATTATCGGCGGCAACACGACCAATATGATCGAGCTCAACAACATCAAGTACGAGTGGGCGTACAAGCTTTACAGGGCCATGATGAACAACTTCTGGATACCCGAGGAAATTCCGCTCGCGGATGACGCCCGCCAGTACGATAGCCTCAACGAAGATGAGCGCAGAAGTTACAACAAGGTGTTGTCCTTCCTGATTTTCATGGACAGCCTGCTCACGCACAACCTGCCCAACATCAATGAGTACATTACGGCGCCCGAGGTCAATCTCTGTTTGACGGTCCACGCCTTTCAGGAGGCGGTGCACTCCCAGTCTTACGGCTACGTGCTCGACTCCGTGGTCAACCCGGCGACGCGCGACCAGATTTATAACGAGTGGCGGGATGACGACCACCTGCTTCGCCGCAATCAATTCATCACGGATCTGTTCGAAGAGTTCATTGAAAACCCGACGGATCGCAACTTCATGAAGACCATCGTCGCCAACTACATTCTCGAAGGCGTGTACTTCTACGCGGGATTTGGCTTCTTCTTCGTGCTCGGCCGTCAAGGCAAGATGCTCGGCACCGTGTCGGAGATCAAGTTCATCCAGCGGGATGAACTGACCCATCTCGCGATCTTCCGCAACCTGTATCATGAGGTCGTGCGGGAAAATCCGGGCCTCGTGACGCCGGACATGGAAGAAGAATTCGTGGAGATGATGCGCACAGCGGTGCAACACGAGATCGCCTGGGGACAGTACGTCACGCAGGGCAAAATCGTGGGGCTGACCGATGCGCTCATCGACGCCTACATCAAGTACTTGGCGAATCTGCGGCTGCAATCGCTCAATCTGCCGATCTTGTATCCGGAGATTCAAGAGCATCCGATGCCCTGGATGGATAGCTTCGCCGCCATCAACTCGCACAAGACCGATTTCTTCGAACAGCGCGTGACCAACTACACAAAGGCAGGTAACTTGAACTGGGATGACCTGTGA
- a CDS encoding APC family permease: MLGHDWFWLHPVIICVIIAAVAYAMFNFGSVKRLVVGKPMRTRDLRESRNLLVWWMALPVLSADLYSSVAYGPEAGMTELTGLGENAKWLILPITAMTVLLLIILITSYIMGVIAYPNGGGAYAISKDNFQRAWVPLLAASALMVDYVLTVAVSVASGVQNLASSYPVLQGHETSLSLLCVLIILLVNLRGISESSKVFAYPTYVFMACMLLMIGVGFWNELHHGFVQPHTPPFGVVPQGLTLMLLLKAFSSACSALTGVETISNAVPIFREGKNGAIKAYIALGLVTGVTLLGFAYHLYVKGISVNPNNTMLSQLAESYFGHGFLYQFIMWATLVVLILAANSTFTGFPQVAALLAGDGFLPRALRLRGDRLGYSNGMIVLAALASLLIEIFHAQTNNLIPLYAIGVFVAFTVAQLGLIKRWIRVKGRLWRLKAGINAFGAFITALVSVIFAVTKFTSGAWIVLVVIPLMIYLAMKVHRHYEDVADELRIDLKVDRPQQHRIVSVVLVSGIHRVVLDTISFAMSSSPNVFALYIGFDDESIEKMEEKWEAWGNPCRLVTVKSEYRSLLQPLSKFIRRLETYEGGKPDHIQLFIAQFVPKKWWHNLLHNQTSLLIRAWMLRHKDVVVTTVPYHLKK, translated from the coding sequence ATGCTTGGACATGATTGGTTCTGGTTGCACCCAGTCATCATCTGCGTCATTATCGCGGCGGTGGCCTACGCCATGTTCAACTTCGGCAGTGTGAAGCGGCTCGTGGTGGGAAAACCGATGCGGACGAGAGACCTCCGCGAGTCTCGCAATCTCCTCGTCTGGTGGATGGCCCTGCCGGTCTTGTCGGCGGACCTCTACTCGTCCGTGGCGTACGGGCCGGAAGCGGGCATGACGGAGTTGACCGGGCTCGGGGAGAACGCCAAATGGCTGATCCTGCCCATTACGGCCATGACGGTCCTGTTGCTCATCATCCTCATCACGTCCTACATCATGGGCGTGATCGCCTATCCGAACGGTGGCGGCGCCTACGCCATCAGCAAGGACAACTTCCAGCGCGCCTGGGTGCCCCTTCTTGCAGCGAGCGCGCTCATGGTGGACTACGTGTTGACGGTGGCCGTGTCCGTCGCCTCGGGTGTGCAGAACCTCGCGTCCTCGTATCCGGTGCTGCAGGGACACGAGACGTCTCTCTCGCTTCTGTGCGTGCTCATCATTTTGCTGGTCAACCTGCGCGGCATCTCGGAGTCGTCGAAAGTCTTCGCCTACCCGACGTACGTGTTCATGGCGTGCATGCTCCTGATGATCGGCGTCGGCTTTTGGAACGAACTGCACCATGGCTTTGTTCAGCCGCACACGCCGCCCTTTGGCGTAGTCCCGCAAGGGCTCACGTTGATGCTGTTGTTGAAGGCCTTCAGTTCGGCGTGTTCCGCCTTGACGGGCGTGGAGACCATCTCCAACGCGGTGCCGATCTTCCGGGAGGGGAAAAACGGCGCCATCAAGGCGTACATCGCGCTGGGTCTCGTGACGGGCGTGACGCTTTTGGGCTTCGCGTACCACCTGTACGTGAAGGGCATCAGTGTCAACCCGAATAACACCATGCTGTCCCAGCTGGCCGAGAGCTACTTTGGGCACGGCTTCCTGTATCAGTTCATCATGTGGGCCACGTTGGTGGTGCTGATCCTCGCCGCCAACTCGACGTTTACAGGTTTCCCACAGGTGGCCGCGCTCCTCGCCGGAGACGGCTTCCTTCCGCGGGCTTTGCGCCTGCGCGGAGACCGGCTCGGCTATTCGAACGGCATGATTGTGCTGGCCGCGCTGGCGTCTCTGCTGATTGAGATTTTCCATGCACAGACGAACAACCTCATCCCGCTGTACGCCATCGGCGTGTTTGTCGCGTTTACCGTGGCGCAGCTGGGCCTCATCAAGCGATGGATTCGCGTGAAAGGCCGGTTGTGGCGATTGAAGGCCGGCATCAACGCGTTTGGCGCCTTCATCACGGCGCTCGTATCGGTGATTTTCGCCGTAACGAAGTTCACGAGCGGCGCGTGGATCGTGCTGGTCGTGATTCCGCTCATGATTTACCTCGCCATGAAGGTCCACAGGCATTACGAGGACGTGGCGGACGAACTTCGCATCGACTTGAAGGTGGACCGCCCCCAGCAACACCGCATTGTTTCAGTGGTGCTGGTCTCGGGCATCCACCGTGTCGTGCTCGACACGATTTCGTTTGCCATGAGCTCCTCGCCCAACGTATTCGCCCTGTACATTGGTTTTGACGACGAATCCATCGAGAAGATGGAGGAGAAGTGGGAAGCGTGGGGCAACCCGTGTCGGCTCGTCACCGTGAAAAGCGAGTACCGGTCGCTTTTGCAACCACTGTCGAAGTTCATTCGCCGGCTCGAGACGTACGAGGGAGGCAAACCGGATCACATCCAGTTGTTCATCGCTCAATTCGTACCGAAAAAATGGTGGCATAATCTGTTGCACAACCAGACGTCTCTGCTCATTCGTGCCTGGATGTTGCGGCACAAGGACGTCGTCGTGACCACGGTGCCGTATCACTTGAAGAAGTGA
- a CDS encoding DMT family transporter encodes MERARVTGAWSARALLIFVTFIWGATFTLTKQGLSAVPPYAFLSLRFALASLATLGLALAVRQKEPAFRHPRTWLVGALAGLPLGASFLLQTEGLKTITPGLSGFLTGLNVVMVPILMGVWTRQPIDRRSALGIALACAGLVAMCAGTDLHGRLGGIIETTLCALGVALQIVIVDRWAKGLAPFAVAAVEIWVSTLMAFASAWLSGQWGHLLDTSVWLRPGVLDAVVINGWLGTAFALWAQNWAQKRLSSAQTAITFSLEPVFAAVIGWAALGDAMSWASALGGLLIALGMAITPA; translated from the coding sequence ATGGAGCGCGCTCGCGTCACGGGCGCATGGAGCGCCCGCGCCTTGCTCATCTTTGTCACGTTCATCTGGGGCGCGACGTTCACCTTGACCAAGCAGGGGCTTTCCGCAGTCCCGCCCTACGCGTTTCTCTCCCTGCGCTTCGCCTTGGCGTCCCTCGCGACCCTTGGGCTCGCCTTGGCCGTTCGCCAGAAGGAGCCCGCGTTTCGACACCCGCGCACGTGGCTGGTGGGCGCGTTGGCTGGACTCCCACTTGGGGCGAGCTTTCTCCTGCAGACCGAAGGCCTCAAGACCATTACGCCCGGGCTCTCGGGATTTTTAACCGGTTTGAACGTCGTCATGGTGCCCATCCTGATGGGCGTCTGGACTCGTCAGCCGATCGACCGGCGCAGCGCGTTGGGAATTGCCCTGGCATGCGCGGGACTCGTGGCCATGTGTGCAGGAACCGATCTCCACGGGCGTCTGGGAGGCATCATCGAGACCACGCTCTGCGCCCTTGGCGTGGCCCTGCAGATCGTCATCGTGGACCGGTGGGCGAAGGGCCTGGCTCCGTTCGCCGTGGCGGCGGTGGAGATCTGGGTGTCGACACTCATGGCTTTCGCGTCCGCGTGGCTTTCCGGCCAGTGGGGCCATCTGCTCGACACATCCGTGTGGCTGCGCCCGGGCGTCCTGGACGCGGTGGTCATCAACGGATGGCTTGGCACGGCATTCGCGCTCTGGGCGCAGAATTGGGCACAAAAGCGCCTGTCGTCCGCCCAGACGGCCATCACGTTTTCACTTGAACCGGTGTTTGCCGCCGTCATCGGCTGGGCTGCGCTTGGCGACGCCATGTCGTGGGCGAGCGCGCTTGGCGGACTGCTCATCGCGTTGGGCATGGCGATCACGCCGGCCTGA
- a CDS encoding phosphodiester glycosidase family protein, producing MERRPKRTARVRDGREKDRPRRRGWLGVLVATAVYAMVSSSLLIFHGPFPALRTYVIDTLDETRHGYLLRPLSLFTLPESVIAEHALSGSMVSDTLPVSDIVSRDFANADNSIHLYTYHGSTFTAYVLVVDNPKRVRVAVTKYLGQRGETVPQLVQDAGAVAGINGGAFADNNQQGTGAQPLGITIVNGRVVTGAGSTGKYPEIGFTAGGQMIAGSYSLADLEKLHVTQALSFGPVLVLNGQPVQVPDQGLNPRTAIGQTADGKVIMVVTDGRGQFGHLGASMADITAIMLQYHAVIAADLDGGSSTTMVYNGKMVNTPVDLTGARSVATAFVVMPN from the coding sequence TTGGAACGGCGACCTAAGCGGACGGCGCGCGTCCGCGATGGGAGGGAAAAGGACAGGCCAAGGCGCCGCGGCTGGCTGGGCGTGTTGGTGGCGACGGCAGTCTACGCCATGGTGTCGTCGTCCCTACTCATCTTTCACGGCCCGTTTCCGGCTCTGCGCACGTACGTGATTGACACGCTCGACGAAACGCGGCACGGCTACCTGTTGCGGCCTCTGTCTCTCTTTACCCTGCCTGAATCGGTCATTGCTGAACATGCGCTGAGCGGCAGCATGGTATCGGACACACTGCCTGTTTCGGACATTGTGAGCCGCGACTTTGCGAATGCGGACAACTCCATCCACCTGTATACGTATCACGGGAGCACGTTTACGGCGTACGTCCTGGTCGTGGACAACCCGAAGCGCGTCCGGGTGGCCGTCACGAAATACCTGGGCCAACGGGGTGAAACGGTGCCACAGCTCGTGCAGGACGCGGGCGCTGTGGCCGGGATCAACGGGGGTGCCTTCGCCGACAACAACCAACAGGGCACGGGCGCGCAGCCGCTTGGCATTACGATTGTGAACGGTCGCGTCGTGACGGGCGCAGGGTCGACGGGGAAGTACCCGGAGATTGGCTTCACCGCCGGAGGACAGATGATCGCCGGCTCGTATTCCCTGGCCGATCTCGAAAAGCTGCATGTCACACAGGCGCTGAGCTTTGGGCCCGTGCTTGTGCTGAATGGGCAGCCCGTGCAGGTGCCGGATCAGGGATTGAATCCGCGCACGGCCATTGGGCAGACCGCGGATGGAAAGGTCATCATGGTGGTGACGGACGGGCGCGGCCAGTTCGGCCATTTGGGAGCCTCCATGGCCGACATCACGGCCATCATGCTTCAGTACCACGCCGTGATCGCCGCCGACCTCGATGGCGGATCGTCGACGACCATGGTGTACAACGGCAAGATGGTCAACACGCCGGTCGATCTCACCGGAGCGCGCAGCGTGGCCACTGCCTTTGTCGTGATGCCAAACTGA
- a CDS encoding FUSC family protein, whose translation MIRRRTWRALLTVIETDRTGFRVLPGLRNGVGILLPLVWGLESQHLLSGIGVAVGALVAGFAGNAGTARRRLRTMAFATAWMTCTTFIGALAGHSHVLIVLLTALFGWISGMMLGVSQASGQVGLLATNALILISTSPQSLSGALYRASLVACGGLLQTALMLAVDLATPQSAEAQSVAKVYRKLAAFSTTPVRQTDLELAASLVEASDLLKDSYMPKRHRSRLYRLLDGAEQLRMYAVALAEIARARAYAQELGDAAVAADILRQCAPIFGAVAQHLWLIVRGDRRAQPLFYILERASEELSDIARLGGGAQEREATAAHVAAMAQSLMALKADLADPARASLPQEALEPPMSKIKHAWQSFQSHLTWHSAIFRHAGRAAMALGIGEALAFLMPWPHGYWVPLTANIILRPDFTSTFTRGIARVLGTMGGLVLATALLIAVPDRTGVFASACIVVFGALMYMCVTYNYALFSCALTALMVVLLSFFERQAPIPTMADRLLATLVGSALAMLIYLAWPTWQHQQVHRALAEAVEREQDYYRGVLRVLAEGGKGSPRRLARERQAVRLSRTNAAGLVRQVLAEPVAPHVHAHMMVAILVGMHRFSDTLLSLEAYTWEGRAARPLTCEEEEVARWVDRALSSLADSLRRGSSEIVMDPSGELWRSGDVPTITRNMETNWRELDVVARAVVRLYIVIRTLARLTHEIDAGPPAAELTDASQALEGGGQGWDDAQGRSPLE comes from the coding sequence GTGATACGGAGGCGGACGTGGCGCGCTCTCCTCACCGTCATCGAGACGGATCGCACCGGTTTTCGCGTTTTGCCCGGGCTGCGCAACGGCGTCGGCATCCTCCTTCCGCTCGTATGGGGCCTTGAATCCCAGCACCTGCTGTCCGGCATCGGCGTCGCGGTGGGCGCACTCGTCGCGGGTTTCGCCGGCAATGCCGGCACGGCGCGGCGTCGGCTTCGGACCATGGCGTTTGCGACCGCGTGGATGACCTGTACGACATTCATCGGCGCGCTTGCCGGGCATTCGCATGTGCTCATTGTCCTTCTGACCGCCCTGTTCGGCTGGATCTCCGGCATGATGCTCGGCGTCAGCCAGGCGAGTGGACAAGTGGGCCTGCTCGCCACCAACGCGCTGATCCTCATCTCCACCAGCCCGCAATCGCTCTCTGGCGCGCTGTATCGCGCGAGCTTGGTCGCCTGCGGTGGATTGCTGCAAACCGCGCTCATGCTGGCCGTCGATCTCGCCACCCCGCAGAGTGCCGAAGCTCAGTCCGTCGCCAAGGTGTACCGAAAGCTCGCCGCGTTTTCAACAACGCCCGTGCGCCAGACGGACCTCGAACTGGCCGCCTCGCTCGTGGAAGCGAGCGATCTGCTCAAGGATTCCTACATGCCTAAGCGCCATCGGTCCCGCTTGTACCGGCTGCTGGACGGGGCGGAGCAGCTGCGCATGTACGCCGTCGCACTCGCCGAGATCGCCCGAGCGCGGGCCTACGCGCAGGAGCTCGGCGATGCGGCGGTCGCCGCGGACATCCTCCGGCAATGCGCGCCCATTTTCGGGGCCGTGGCGCAACACCTGTGGCTCATCGTGCGCGGAGACCGCCGAGCCCAGCCGCTCTTCTACATTCTTGAGCGAGCTTCGGAAGAATTGTCGGATATCGCGCGTCTCGGGGGCGGCGCGCAAGAGCGCGAGGCGACGGCGGCGCATGTGGCCGCCATGGCGCAGTCCCTGATGGCGCTCAAGGCCGATCTCGCCGATCCCGCCCGCGCTTCCCTGCCGCAGGAGGCGCTGGAGCCGCCGATGTCGAAGATCAAACACGCGTGGCAGTCCTTCCAAAGCCACCTGACTTGGCATTCGGCCATCTTTCGGCATGCTGGGCGCGCGGCCATGGCGCTTGGCATTGGCGAGGCCCTGGCCTTCCTGATGCCATGGCCGCACGGTTACTGGGTGCCATTGACCGCCAACATCATCCTGAGGCCCGATTTCACGAGCACGTTTACGCGCGGCATCGCCCGAGTGCTGGGCACGATGGGCGGCCTCGTGCTTGCCACGGCGCTGCTCATCGCCGTGCCGGATCGCACCGGAGTCTTCGCCAGCGCGTGCATCGTGGTCTTCGGCGCCTTGATGTACATGTGTGTGACCTACAACTACGCGCTCTTCAGCTGCGCGCTGACCGCGTTGATGGTGGTTCTGCTCTCGTTTTTCGAGCGCCAGGCGCCCATCCCCACGATGGCGGATCGGCTGTTGGCGACGCTTGTTGGGAGTGCGCTGGCCATGCTGATTTACCTGGCATGGCCGACGTGGCAGCACCAACAGGTTCATCGCGCGCTCGCCGAGGCGGTCGAACGAGAGCAAGACTATTACCGCGGCGTCCTGCGCGTCCTCGCGGAGGGGGGCAAGGGTTCGCCGCGCAGGCTCGCCCGAGAGCGCCAGGCGGTCCGGCTGTCGCGCACGAATGCCGCTGGCTTGGTGCGGCAGGTTTTGGCCGAGCCCGTTGCGCCGCACGTGCATGCGCACATGATGGTGGCCATTCTCGTAGGCATGCACCGATTCTCGGACACGCTGCTTTCGCTCGAAGCGTACACCTGGGAGGGGCGTGCCGCTCGGCCCTTAACCTGCGAAGAAGAGGAGGTTGCACGCTGGGTCGATCGCGCCCTGTCCTCGCTCGCCGACTCATTAAGGCGGGGTTCTAGCGAAATCGTGATGGATCCGAGCGGTGAGCTGTGGAGGTCGGGCGATGTACCCACCATCACGCGGAATATGGAAACGAACTGGCGCGAGCTCGATGTGGTGGCGCGCGCGGTGGTGCGCCTGTACATCGTCATTCGGACGCTTGCGCGGCTGACGCACGAGATCGACGCGGGACCGCCCGCGGCGGAGCTGACCGACGCAAGCCAAGCGCTCGAGGGCGGCGGCCAGGGCTGGGATGACGCGCAAGGACGCAGCCCGCTAGAATAG
- a CDS encoding ribonucleoside-diphosphate reductase subunit alpha, translating into MTVHSSDATTGLLEPSSQSGAREGNALQDWRQRLETFSVEKHDGRREPFSYDKIITFLRRGCEAVEGYDVERLAADVWPQLRDGMRTAEIARVAIQAAVEKTSVEEPQWQFVAARLLLLDAYKQAARNRGYGHIGYGDFGKLIEELERIGRYGAYIREHYSDDEIAELAAYLKPERDYLFNYVGLKQLLDRYAIRNLNNGIMELPQELFMGVSMHLAMKEKDKVEWAKRFYDMLSTLRVTVATPTLSNARKPFHQLSSCFIDMPEDDLVSIYATDEAFARVSKFGGGMGIYVGKIRARGSAIRNHPGASGGVVPWIRNFNNTAVSCNQLGMRAGAAAVYLDVWHKDILDFLQLRTNNGDERMKAHDIFPGVCIPDLFMRRVEERGAWYLFCPYEVRKVMGFSLEDSWGEEFERRYQACVDNPNLPRVEIPAIEIMKRIMQSAFETGTPFIFFRDTANRLNPNKHAGMVYCSNLCTEIIQNMSPTRRVEETEDMGVITTKTKAGDFVVCNLSSLNLGRCRDLDSIRDMVHRQIRAMDNVIDLNHYPVPQAAVTNRKYRAVGLGISGYHQYLAEKGIPWESEAHVKHVDELFEWINYFAIEASMELAREKGPYALFEGSDWQTGQYFELRGYHSRPGGPDWDRLRRDVAAHGVRNAYLVAIAPTSSTSLIAGSTAGIDPVYARFFLEEKKNGVVPQTAPNLNEKTFWYYKEAHTIDQRWSIEACAARQRHVDQSQSFNLYITPGISARQFLDLYMLAWKRGLKTVYYVRSKSVEVEDCVACSS; encoded by the coding sequence ATGACGGTACATTCAAGCGACGCAACCACTGGATTACTGGAGCCCTCGTCGCAGAGCGGTGCGCGTGAGGGGAACGCGCTTCAGGATTGGCGCCAACGCCTAGAGACGTTTAGCGTCGAGAAACACGACGGCCGTCGGGAACCCTTCTCCTATGACAAAATCATCACATTCTTGCGACGCGGGTGTGAAGCCGTCGAAGGGTACGATGTCGAGCGCCTCGCCGCAGATGTGTGGCCCCAGCTGCGCGATGGCATGCGGACGGCCGAAATCGCCCGAGTGGCCATCCAGGCCGCGGTGGAAAAGACGAGCGTAGAGGAGCCTCAGTGGCAGTTTGTCGCGGCTCGGCTGTTGCTCCTGGATGCGTACAAGCAGGCGGCGCGCAATCGGGGGTATGGCCACATCGGCTACGGAGACTTCGGCAAGCTGATCGAGGAGTTGGAGCGAATTGGCCGGTACGGCGCGTACATACGGGAGCATTACAGCGACGACGAGATCGCCGAACTGGCTGCCTACCTCAAACCCGAGCGGGACTATCTTTTCAATTATGTGGGACTCAAGCAGCTGCTGGACCGGTACGCCATTCGCAATTTAAACAATGGGATCATGGAGTTGCCGCAGGAGCTCTTCATGGGCGTGTCCATGCACTTGGCCATGAAGGAGAAGGACAAGGTCGAGTGGGCCAAGCGGTTTTACGACATGCTGTCGACGCTCCGCGTGACCGTCGCCACGCCGACGCTCAGCAACGCGCGCAAACCGTTCCACCAGCTGAGCTCCTGTTTCATCGATATGCCCGAGGACGATCTCGTCAGTATCTACGCCACAGACGAGGCGTTCGCCCGGGTGTCCAAGTTTGGCGGCGGAATGGGGATCTACGTGGGTAAGATTCGCGCCCGCGGCTCCGCCATTCGCAACCATCCAGGCGCGTCGGGGGGTGTCGTGCCCTGGATCCGGAACTTTAACAATACAGCTGTGAGTTGCAATCAGCTCGGCATGCGCGCGGGCGCGGCGGCCGTGTATTTGGACGTCTGGCACAAGGACATCCTCGACTTTTTGCAGTTGCGGACGAACAACGGCGACGAGCGCATGAAGGCGCACGACATCTTCCCGGGCGTTTGTATCCCCGATTTGTTCATGCGCCGCGTCGAGGAGCGGGGCGCTTGGTACCTGTTCTGCCCGTACGAAGTCCGAAAGGTGATGGGCTTTTCCCTCGAGGACAGCTGGGGCGAGGAGTTTGAGCGTCGGTATCAAGCTTGCGTCGACAATCCGAACCTGCCGCGCGTGGAGATTCCCGCCATCGAGATCATGAAGCGGATCATGCAGTCCGCGTTCGAGACGGGTACGCCATTCATCTTCTTCCGCGACACGGCGAACCGATTGAATCCGAACAAGCACGCCGGCATGGTCTATTGCAGCAACTTGTGCACCGAGATTATCCAGAACATGAGCCCGACCCGCCGCGTTGAAGAGACGGAAGACATGGGCGTGATCACGACGAAGACGAAGGCTGGCGATTTCGTCGTGTGCAACCTGTCCTCGCTCAACCTGGGACGTTGCCGCGATCTCGACAGCATCCGTGACATGGTCCATCGCCAGATTCGCGCCATGGACAACGTGATCGACCTCAATCACTATCCGGTGCCGCAAGCCGCGGTGACGAACCGCAAGTATCGTGCCGTCGGCCTTGGCATCAGCGGGTACCACCAGTACCTCGCGGAGAAGGGCATTCCGTGGGAGTCCGAGGCCCATGTGAAGCACGTGGATGAGCTCTTCGAGTGGATCAACTACTTCGCCATCGAAGCGTCGATGGAGTTGGCGCGGGAAAAGGGGCCATACGCGCTGTTTGAGGGTTCGGACTGGCAAACAGGCCAGTATTTCGAGCTGCGCGGATACCATTCTCGCCCTGGCGGCCCGGATTGGGATCGCTTGCGGCGCGATGTCGCCGCTCACGGCGTGCGCAACGCGTATCTGGTGGCCATTGCGCCGACGAGCAGCACGAGCTTGATCGCAGGCAGCACGGCCGGGATCGACCCGGTGTACGCGCGGTTTTTCCTGGAGGAGAAGAAAAACGGCGTCGTGCCGCAGACCGCTCCGAACCTCAACGAGAAGACGTTCTGGTACTACAAGGAGGCCCATACCATCGATCAGCGCTGGAGCATCGAGGCCTGCGCTGCGCGGCAGCGGCACGTGGATCAGAGCCAATCGTTCAATCTGTATATCACGCCGGGGATCAGCGCGCGCCAATTCCTCGACTTGTACATGCTGGCGTGGAAACGCGGGCTGAAGACGGTTTACTACGTGCGCAGCAAGTCCGTCGAAGTCGAGGACTGCGTGGCGTGCTCGTCCTGA